A region of the Pseudomonas sp. J452 genome:
GCTCCTACAAAAAAGCGCGCGTAGCCTGGCTGCAATAGGGGTGGCGGGGTGCGGGGAGATTCCCGGATTGCATCCGGGCTACGGCGACTCAGGCGCTGCGGCGCTGGTGCTGTTTGAACTGCTCGTTGCCGTCGTCCCAGCCGGCTTCCCAGGCCGCGGCCAGGACCTCGGCGGGGTAGGGTTGCTGGTGCTGCGGCTGGCCGGTGAGGCCGGCCATGTAGCCTTGCTGATAAGCCTTGTTCAGGCTTTCCAGGCTCCAGTGGCTGTCTTCGCTGTGCTGTTCGTCGGGCGGCGTCATCGGGCGTGGCCAATGCGGGTTTGCCACAGAGGTTAGCCGTCGCCGGGGGCGGCCGCGAGCCATTGGTCAGCGCTGAGCGGTCGAACTGGCGGATTTGTGACGGGCTACCCTTAATCGCTCCAGCCCGTCACCTAGGTCGCTGATTTCAAACACCAATACCGAGAATACTGGCCTGGTAGGCGGCGACGAAGGTGTCGAAGTCACCTTGCTCGGCGCTTTCCAGCTCGGCCTGCTCGGCCAGCGAGGTGTGCGCCATGGCCACGAAGCCGGCCTGTTCCTTGGCAGTCAGCGGTTGTGCGTGGAAATTCGCCGCATGTTCCTGGCTGTGGCGAAGGGCCATGGCACGGAAGCTCTCGCCGGTCTCGCGCAGTTCGGCCAGTACTCGCGCCGACGGCGTTTGCGCCGGGTCATCGATCTTGCGCTGCTGCAGGTGCAGGGCGGTCTGGTAGGCGTCGCCGCCATAGGCGCGGTCGAGCAGTGCGGCGATCGGCTTGAAGCGTTCGAGCAGCTCGGCGGCCCAGCTCTGCAGTTCCACCGGCTGGCCCTCGCGCTGCAGTTGCAGGCCAGGGCGGCGGCCTTCCTTGACCGTCTTGAGGAAGTTCTCGGTGCTGGCGCGGCACACGCCGCTGGCCAGCAGCGGGCTGTCTTCCAGGGCACAGAACAGGATGAAGGTGTCGAGGAAGCGTGCCTGATCCAGATCGATGCCCAGCGGCAGGTAGGGGTTGATGTCCAGGCAGCGCACTTCCACGTACTGCACGCCGCGGCTCATCAGCGCCTGGATCGGTCGCTCGCCCGAATAGGTGACGCGCTTGGGGCGGATGCTCGAGTAGTACTCGTTTTCGATCTGGATGATGTTGCTGTTGAGCTGCAGCCATTCGCCGGCGGCGTTCTTGGTGCCGATCGCGGCATAGGCCGGGTAGGGCGTGGCCACCGCCGAGCGCAGACTCTCGGTGTAGCTGGCCAGGTCGTTGTAGCAGGGCGTCAGGCCGGCCTGGGCGTTGCTCTGGTAGCCCAGGTCGCTCATGCGCAGGCTGGTGGCGTACGGCAGGAACAGGGTGTCGGCGTCGAGCTGCTGCAGCTGGTGCGGGCGACCGCGCATAAAGCTGATATCCAGCGCCGGCGAGGCACCGAACAGGTACATCAGCAGCCAGCTGTAGCGACGGAAGTTGCGGATCAGCGCGATGTAGTTGGCCGACTGGTAGTCGCGGGCGCTCTGGGTGTCGCCATCCAGCTGCTGCAACAGCGGCCACAGGCCTTCGGCCAGGCTGAAGTTGTAGTGGATGCCGGCGATGCACTGCATGGTCTTGCCGTAGCGCAGGGCCAGGCCCTGGCGGTAGACATACTTGAGGCGGCCGATATTCGAGCTGCCGTAGCGGGCGATAGGGATGTCTGCCTCGTCCGGCAGCAGGCCGGGCATCGACGGGCTCCACAGGTACTCGCCGTCCAACTGGCTGCTGGCGAAACGGTGGATACGCTCGAGGTCGGCGAGGGTGTCCGCCGGGTTCGCCTCGGCCGGGGTGATGAACTCCAGCAGGGCTTCGGAATAGTCGGTGGTGATCTGCGGGTGGGTCAGGGCCGAGCCCAGGGCGCGCGGGTGTTCGCTCTGCGCCAGGCTACCGTCGGCATTTACGCGCAGGCATTCGCGCTCAATGCCGTGCAGGTTCTGGGTCAACAGGGGCAGGGCGGCAGCATCGCCGAGCAACGCCAGGCGGCGGGAGAAAAGCTCGCTCAAGATGGTTATTCCTTCACTCGACGGTCGCCCTTATATGGGGGTGGAAACGTCGCTTACAAGTCGGAATGGACGGGCTGACCGGATGGCCTGACCGGAAAAGTGCAGGATGCGCCGAGCGGGGGGCTTGGTGCAATCCTGAGAGAGGCGCTGGCTGGTCTGCCGGCGACGCCCTCGTGCAGTCGTAGGGCGGGTGAAACCCGCGTAGCCCGGCGCGGGCTGCTCCCGCCCTACATTTACTTGCAGATAAAGGTGGCCTGGGCCGTGGCGATCAGCTTGCCGGCTTGTTCCACCTTGGCCTCCAGCACATGCACCTTGCGCCCGGCATTCAGCACGCGGGCCGTGCAGAGGATCTCGCCCTGCTCGACCGCGCGGATGTAGTTGACCTTGCACTCCAGGGTCATGCTGCCGGCCGCGCCGCCGAACAGGCTGTGGCTGGCCTGGCCGAGGGTGGTGTCGATCAGCGAGAACAGCGCGCCGCCGTGCATGCGTCCGTGCAGGTTGAGCAGGTGCTCCTGCATGCTCATGCGCGCCTGCGCTTCGCCGTTCTCGGCCTTGTCGATGACGATGCCCAGCAGCTTGCTGAAGTTGCTGTCCTGGCCAACGGGTGAGGGAGTGCTCATGGCTTACTTCTTCAATTGCTTGGCGTTGGCGAACAGCGCGGCCATGCCGGCATTGGTCGGGGCCGGCTTGTCCTGGCTGGAGTGGCGTTCGCTGCGCGGCTGGTTGCCGCCACGGTTCTGCCCGCCGTTGCCAGGGCGCGCGCCACCGCGCGGGCCGTCGACCTTCTCGCCGGGGGTGTCGCTCATGCGCATGGACAGGCCGACGCGGTTACGCGGGATGTCCACTTCCATGACCTTGACCTTGACGATATCGCCGGCCTTGACCACCTCGTACGGGTCCTTGACGAACTTCTCCGACAGGGCGCTGATGTGCACCAGGCCATCCTGGTGCACGCCGATGTCGACGAAGGCGCCGAAGTTGGTGACGTTGGTCACCACGCCTTCCAGCACCATGCCTGGCTGCAGGTCCTTGAGGGTTTCCACGCCGTCCTGGAACTCGGCGGTCTTGAACTCCGGGCGCGGGTCGCGGCCGGGTTTGTCGAGTTCCTTGAGGATGTCGGTGACGGTCGGCAGGCCGAAGCTTTCATCGGTGAACTGCTTGGGATCGAGGCGCTTGAGGAAGCTCGAGTCGCCGATCAGCGAGCGGATGTCGCGGCTGGTGCCTTCGGCGATGCGTTGCACCAGGCGGTAGGTTTCCGGGTGCACGCCGGAAGCGTCCAGCGGGTTGTCGCCGTTCATCACGCGGAGGAAGCCGGCGGCCTGCTCGAACGTCTTCTCGCCCAGGCGCGAGACCTTCTTCAGCTCGTCGCGGGTCTTGAACGCGCCGTTGGCGTCGCGGTGGCTGACGATATTTTGCGCCAGGGTCGCGTTGAGCCCGGAGATGCGTGCCAGCAGGGCAACGGAAGCGGTATTCACATCAACGCCGACGGCGTTCACACAGTCTTCCACCACCGCATCCAGCGAGCGCGCCAGCTTGAGCTGCGACACGTCGTGCTGGTACTGGCCGACGCCGATGGATTTCGGGTCGATCTTCACCAGCTCGGCCAGTGGGTCCTGCAGGCGGCGGGCGATGCTTACTGCGCCGCGCAGCGACACGTCCATGTCCGGGAATTCCTTGGCGGCCAGCTCGGAGGCCGAGTACACCGAGGCGCCGGCTTCGCTGACCATCACTTTGGTCAGCTTGAGGCCCGGCAGCTTCTTGATCAGGTCGGCGGCCAGCTTGTCGGTCTCGCGGCTGGCGGTGCCGTTGCCGATCGAGATCAGGTCCACGGCATGCTTGGCGCACAGCTTGGCGAGGATCGCCAGAGTGCCGTCCCAGTCGTTGCGCGGCGCGTGCGGGTAGACGGTGGCGGTTTCCAGCACCTTGCCGGTGGCGTCGACCACCGCCACCTTGCAGCCGGTACGCAGGCCCGGGTCCAGCGCCAGGGTGGCGCGCGGGCCGGCCGGGGCGGCCAGCAGCAGGTCGTGCAGGTTGCGGGCGAAGACGTTGATCGCCTCTTCCTCGGCCTTCTCGCGCAGCTCGCTGAACAGGTCGGTTTCCAGGTGGGTGTAGAGCTTGACCTTCCAGGTCCAGCGCACCACTTCGCCCAGCCACTTGTCGGCGGCGCGGCCACGGTTGTCGACGCCGAAGCGCTCGCCGATCATGCCTTCGCACGGGTGCATGCTGCCCGGTGCTTCGTCGCCGACCTTGAGGCTGGCGCCGAGGATGCCTTCGTTGCGCCCGCGGAAGATCGCCAGGGCACGGTGCGACGGTACGCCCTTGAAGGCTTCGTCGTGCTCGAAGTAGTCGCTGAACTTGGCGCCCTCGGTTTCCTTGCCGGCAACCAGGCGGGCGCTGAGGGTGGCGTTGTCCTTGAGGTAGCTGCGCAGGCGCTCGAGCAGGGTGGCGTCTTCGGCGAAGCGTTCCATGAGGATGTACTTGGCGCCTTCGAGCACGGCCTTGACGTCGGCGAAGCCTTTCTCGGCGTCGATGAAGCGCGCGGCTTCGCTCTCGGGATTCAGGTTCGGGTCGTTGAACAGGCCATCGGCCAGCTCGCCGAGGCCGGCTTCCAGGGCGATCTGGCCCTTGGTGCGGCGCTTCTGTTTGTACGGCAGGTAGAGGTCTTCCAGGCGCGTCTTGGTCTCGGCCAGGTTGATCTCGCGGGTCAGCTCGGGGGTCAGCTTGCCCTGCTCCTCGATGCTGGCGAGGATCGCCGTGCGGCGCTCGTCCAGTTCGCGCAGGTAGCGCAGGCGTTCTTCCAGGTTGCGCAGCTGGGTATCGTCGAGGCTGCCGGTGACTTCCTTACGGTAGCGGGCGATGAATGGCACGGTGGAGCCTTCATCGAGCAGGGCCACGGCGGCGGCAACCTGTTGCGGGCGCACGCCCAGCTCGTTGGCGATGCGAGTGTTGATACTGTCCATTTAAAACACCTGACGGAGAACACCAGCCGGCCGCCCTAAGGCTGCCCGGCACGAAAGCGCCGCATTATAAACACCGCCTTCTAAGGCCATGGGCACCGTTCGGGGAAAAATCTGCTAACAATGGGGCCAGCCGCCAATCATCGGTGCTGGGCAATAATGCCGGTACTTCGAATGGGAGAAATCATGAGCAGCACACCTGTAGTGGAAGGCGAGAAAATCCTTATCGTCGACGATGACCCCGGCCTGCGCCGCCTGCTGGAGCGCTTCCTCAGCGAGCAGGGCTACCGCGTGCGCGCCGTGGAGAACGTCGAGCAGATGGATCGCCTGCTGGCCCGCGAGCTGTTCCAGCTGCTGGTGCTCGACCTCATGCTGCCGGGCGAGGACGGCCTGTCCGCCTGCGGTCGCCTGCGCGCGGCGAACAACCAGCTGCCGATCATCATGCTCACCGCCAAGGGCGACGAAGCCAGCCGTATTCAGGGCCTGGAGCAGGGCGCCGACGACTACCTGGCCAAGCCGTTCAACCCGCGCGAGCTGCTGGCGCGGATCAAGGCCGTGCTACGCCGCCAGGCGCCGGTGGTGCCGGGCGCACCGGGCAGCGAGGACGAGAGTGTCAGCTTTGGCGAGTACGAACTGTCCCTGGCCACCCGCGAGCTGAAGAAGGGTGACGAGGTGCACATGCTCACCACCGGTGAGTTCGCCGTGCTCAAGGCCCTGGTCCAGCACGCCCGCGAGCCGCTGACCCGCGACAAGCTGATGAACCTGGCCCGTGGTCGTGAGTGGGACGCCCTGGAGCGCTCCATCGATGTGCAGATCTCGCGCCTGCGCCGGCTGATCGAGCCGGATCCGTCCAAGCCGCGCTATATCCAGACGGTGTGGGGCGTGGGCTATGTGTTTGTGCCGGATGGCAGCAAGTAACTCGGTATCACGCTCGTTCGGGGTGCTGTAGGAGCCAGCTTGCTGGCGATCCCGCTCACCCCATCGCCAGCAAGCTGGCTCCTACAGGTATCGCGTCGCCCTGATGAAAACCCCGCTCTGGTTTCCGCAAAGCTTCTTCGCTCGCACCCTCTGGCTGGTGCTGGTGGTCGTGTTGTTTTCCAAGGCGCTGACCCTGGTTTACCTGATGATGAACGAGGACGTGCTGGTCGATCGTCAGTACAGCCACGGTGCCGCGCTGACTCTGCGTGCCTACTGGGCAGCCGATCCGGAGGATCGTGCGCATATCGCCACTGCGGCGACCCTGAAGCAGGTGGCCGCCGACCAGGTGCCGCCGACCGAGCAGCACTGGCCCTATTCGGAGATATTCCTACGCCAGATGCAGGCCGAGTTGGGCCCGGACACCGAGGTGCGGGTACGGGTCAAGAGCCCGCCCGCGCTGTGGGTGCGTGCGCCAAATCTGGGGGACGGCTGGACCAAGGTGCCGCTGTATCCGCACCCGCTGCGTGGGCAGAAGATCTGGAGTGTGCTCGGCTGGTTCCTCGGCATCGGCCTGCTGTCGACGGCGGCGGCGTGGATCTTCGTGCGCCAGCTCAGTGCGCCGCTCAAGCGCCTGGTGTTTGCTGCCCGCCAGCTCGGCCAGGGGCGCAGCGTGCGCCTGCCGGTAAGCGACACGCCGAGCGAGATGACCGAGGTCTACCGCGCCTTCAACCAGATGGCCGAGGATGTCGAGCAGGGCGCGCGCGAGCGCGAGCTGATGCTGGCCGGGGTGTCCCATGACCTGCGCACACCGCTGACCCGCCTGCGCCTGTCGCTGGAGTTGCTCGACAGCGACTCGGAGCTGACCGAGGACATGATCCGCGATATCGAGGACATGGACGCCATTCTCGACCAGTTCCTCGCCTTCATCCGCGACGGCCGCGACGAGAAGCCGGAGTCCTGTGAGCTCAGCGAGCTGGTGCGCGAAGTGGTGGCGCCCTACAACCAGCAGCGCGAGCAGGTGCGCCTGTGTCTGGAGCAGGTGCCACCGTTCCCGCTGCGCCGGGTGTCGATGAAACGCCTGCTGACCAACCTGCTGGAAAACGCCCTGCGTTATGGCGGTAAGGGGGTCGAGGTGGTGGCCAACCTGTCCGGCGACAGCAGCGCGCCTTATGTGGTGCTCAGCGTGCTGGATCGCGGCCCGGGCATTGATCCGGCCGAGCTGGGCGAACTGTTCAACCCCTTTATCCGCGGCGATCGCGCGCGTGGTGGCAAGGGCACCGGACTTGGCCTGGCCATCGTCAAGCGCATTGCCGCGCTGCACGGCGGTAGCGTTGAACTGCGCAACCGTTCGGGCGGCGGCCTGGAGGCGCGTATCTGCCTGCCGCTGGGGTTGCTGCTGCCGCGCGATGCGGTATAGCGCTGGGCTTCTGCTATCCGGGTAAATTGCCGATCATGGGGCGGTGCAGGCAGAATGCCAGCCCCGCTGGAGTGATAGCGACTGAACATGGAGGTTTGTGCATGAATACCGTCGGCTTGCTGATCGCCCTGAGTGGTTTCATCTGGTCGGTTGCCCGTGGCATTCAGGTGTCGCTGCTGTGCTGCGTCCTGAATTTCATCTTCCCGCCCATTGCGCAGGCAATCTTTGCCATTTACGAGCCGGCGATCCGTTTCCCGTTGTTGGTTCTCGTCTCCGGGCTGGGTCTGATGTACGCCAGTGGCGGCTTGCAGTTCGGCTGAAAATCCACTGCCAACAAAAAAGCCCCGCACTAGGCGGGGCTTTTTGCATTGCGGCAAGGCTTACAGACCGGCGGCAGCGCGCAGGTCGGCGACTTTGTCGGTCTTTTCCCAGGTGAAGGTGGTGAAGCTGTCGCCAGCCACGGTCACTTCCTCAGGGGTACGGCCGAAGTGGCCGTAGGCCGCAGTGGCACGGTACATCGGGTGCAGCAGGTCGAGCATCTTGGTGATGGCGTACGGACGCAGGTCGAACACTTCGCGCACCAGCTGGATGATCTTGTCTTCGGCGATCTTGTGGGTGCCGAAGGTGTTGATCGAGATCGAGGTCGGCTGGGCCACGCCGATGGCGTAGGAGACCTGGATTTCGCAGCGATCGGCCAGGCCGGCGGCGACGATGTTCTTCGCCACATAGCGACCGGCATAGGCCGCCGAACGGTCAACCTTGGATGGGTCCTTGCCGGAGAATGCGCCGCCGCCGTGACGGGCCATGCCGCCGTAGCTGTCGACGATGATCTTGCGCCCAGTCAGGCCGCAATCGCCCACCGGGCCGCCGATCACGAAGTTACCGGTCGGGTTGATGTGGAACTGGGTGTCCTTGTGCAGCAGCTCTGCCGGCAGGGTGTGCTTGATGATCAGCTCCATCACCGCTTCGCGCAGGTCGCTCAGGCTGACCTCCGGGTTGTGCTGGGTGGACAGCACCACGGCGTCGATACCGACCACCTTGCCGTTCTCGTACTGGCAGGTGACCTGGCTCTTGGCATCCGGGCGCAGCCACGGCAGCAGGCCGGACTTGCGCGCTTCGGCCTGGCGCTCGACCAGAGCGTGAGACAGGCGGATCGGCGCCGGCATCAGCACGTCGGTTTCGTTGCTGGCGTAGCCGAACATCAGGCCCTGGTCGCCGGCACCCTGGTCTTCCGGCTTGGCGCGGTCGACACCCTGGTTGATGTCCGGGGACTGCTTGCCAATGATGTTCAGCACGCCGCAGGTGGCGCCGTCGAAGCCGACGTCGGAGTTGGTGTAACCGATGTCGCAGATCACGTCGCGGACGATCTGTTCCAGGTCGACCCAGGCGCTGGTGGTGACTTCGCCGGCGACGATGGCCACGCCGGTCTTGACCAGGGTTTCCACGGCCACGCGGGCGTGTTTGTCCTGGGCGATGATGGCGTCGAGGACGGCATCGGAAATCTGGTCGGCGATCTTGTCCGGATGGCCTTCGGACACGGACTCGGAGGTAAACAGGGAGTATTCGCTCATTTCAAAATCCTATTCCTATTCGTACCTGGTTTGGCGGGTTTGCTTCGCATCCGGCTTGGCGAAGTGCCGTACCTGAATCTGAAAGCCGTTTTTGAGGCCCACATAGAGGCTTTCGCCGGGCGTGAGCCCCGCGGCATCGGCCCAACGGGCCAAGTCTTCCTGTTCGAAGCCGAGCCAGAGATCGCCGCAGGCCGTCCTGGCCCAACTCTGGTCATGGCTGCACAGCTCGGTGATCAGCAGGCTGCCGGCCGGTTTGACCAGGCGCGCCAGCTGCTTCAGTGCCTCGGCCGGGGCGGCGAAATGGTGCAGGACCATGTTCACCACCACGCAGTCGGCGGCGCCGATGTCGTCGTTCAGGGCATCGGCAAGCTGCAGCTCGACGTTGTCCAGTTGTTCTTGCGCGCAGCGCTGGCGTGCCAGCTCCAGCATTGCCGCACTGTTGTCCAGCGCGGTCACCCGGCTGAAGCGGCGCGCCAGTTCCGGCAGGAAACCGCCGTCACCGGGGCCGACTTCCAGCGCCGTGGCGCCGGCGGCGAAGCCCAGGGCATCGAGCAGGGCCA
Encoded here:
- the metK gene encoding methionine adenosyltransferase, whose amino-acid sequence is MSEYSLFTSESVSEGHPDKIADQISDAVLDAIIAQDKHARVAVETLVKTGVAIVAGEVTTSAWVDLEQIVRDVICDIGYTNSDVGFDGATCGVLNIIGKQSPDINQGVDRAKPEDQGAGDQGLMFGYASNETDVLMPAPIRLSHALVERQAEARKSGLLPWLRPDAKSQVTCQYENGKVVGIDAVVLSTQHNPEVSLSDLREAVMELIIKHTLPAELLHKDTQFHINPTGNFVIGGPVGDCGLTGRKIIVDSYGGMARHGGGAFSGKDPSKVDRSAAYAGRYVAKNIVAAGLADRCEIQVSYAIGVAQPTSISINTFGTHKIAEDKIIQLVREVFDLRPYAITKMLDLLHPMYRATAAYGHFGRTPEEVTVAGDSFTTFTWEKTDKVADLRAAAGL
- the rmf gene encoding ribosome modulation factor — encoded protein: MTPPDEQHSEDSHWSLESLNKAYQQGYMAGLTGQPQHQQPYPAEVLAAAWEAGWDDGNEQFKQHQRRSA
- a CDS encoding ATP-binding protein, with amino-acid sequence MKTPLWFPQSFFARTLWLVLVVVLFSKALTLVYLMMNEDVLVDRQYSHGAALTLRAYWAADPEDRAHIATAATLKQVAADQVPPTEQHWPYSEIFLRQMQAELGPDTEVRVRVKSPPALWVRAPNLGDGWTKVPLYPHPLRGQKIWSVLGWFLGIGLLSTAAAWIFVRQLSAPLKRLVFAARQLGQGRSVRLPVSDTPSEMTEVYRAFNQMAEDVEQGARERELMLAGVSHDLRTPLTRLRLSLELLDSDSELTEDMIRDIEDMDAILDQFLAFIRDGRDEKPESCELSELVREVVAPYNQQREQVRLCLEQVPPFPLRRVSMKRLLTNLLENALRYGGKGVEVVANLSGDSSAPYVVLSVLDRGPGIDPAELGELFNPFIRGDRARGGKGTGLGLAIVKRIAALHGGSVELRNRSGGGLEARICLPLGLLLPRDAV
- the ompR gene encoding two-component system response regulator OmpR, giving the protein MSSTPVVEGEKILIVDDDPGLRRLLERFLSEQGYRVRAVENVEQMDRLLARELFQLLVLDLMLPGEDGLSACGRLRAANNQLPIIMLTAKGDEASRIQGLEQGADDYLAKPFNPRELLARIKAVLRRQAPVVPGAPGSEDESVSFGEYELSLATRELKKGDEVHMLTTGEFAVLKALVQHAREPLTRDKLMNLARGREWDALERSIDVQISRLRRLIEPDPSKPRYIQTVWGVGYVFVPDGSK
- a CDS encoding ArsR/SmtB family transcription factor; the encoded protein is MNMRVPQLRFEPADELAALCKAGGDPLRLNVLRALANDSFGVLELAQIFAIGQSGMSHHLKVLAQAGLVATRREGNAIFYRRALPHSELLGGTLHGALLAEVDELQLPAEVQARIAAVHAQRAAASRDFFAKTADKFQAQQDLIAGLPQYRDSVLALLDALGFAAGATALEVGPGDGGFLPELARRFSRVTALDNSAAMLELARQRCAQEQLDNVELQLADALNDDIGAADCVVVNMVLHHFAAPAEALKQLARLVKPAGSLLITELCSHDQSWARTACGDLWLGFEQEDLARWADAAGLTPGESLYVGLKNGFQIQVRHFAKPDAKQTRQTRYE
- a CDS encoding Tex family protein translates to MDSINTRIANELGVRPQQVAAAVALLDEGSTVPFIARYRKEVTGSLDDTQLRNLEERLRYLRELDERRTAILASIEEQGKLTPELTREINLAETKTRLEDLYLPYKQKRRTKGQIALEAGLGELADGLFNDPNLNPESEAARFIDAEKGFADVKAVLEGAKYILMERFAEDATLLERLRSYLKDNATLSARLVAGKETEGAKFSDYFEHDEAFKGVPSHRALAIFRGRNEGILGASLKVGDEAPGSMHPCEGMIGERFGVDNRGRAADKWLGEVVRWTWKVKLYTHLETDLFSELREKAEEEAINVFARNLHDLLLAAPAGPRATLALDPGLRTGCKVAVVDATGKVLETATVYPHAPRNDWDGTLAILAKLCAKHAVDLISIGNGTASRETDKLAADLIKKLPGLKLTKVMVSEAGASVYSASELAAKEFPDMDVSLRGAVSIARRLQDPLAELVKIDPKSIGVGQYQHDVSQLKLARSLDAVVEDCVNAVGVDVNTASVALLARISGLNATLAQNIVSHRDANGAFKTRDELKKVSRLGEKTFEQAAGFLRVMNGDNPLDASGVHPETYRLVQRIAEGTSRDIRSLIGDSSFLKRLDPKQFTDESFGLPTVTDILKELDKPGRDPRPEFKTAEFQDGVETLKDLQPGMVLEGVVTNVTNFGAFVDIGVHQDGLVHISALSEKFVKDPYEVVKAGDIVKVKVMEVDIPRNRVGLSMRMSDTPGEKVDGPRGGARPGNGGQNRGGNQPRSERHSSQDKPAPTNAGMAALFANAKQLKK
- the gshA gene encoding glutamate--cysteine ligase, producing MSELFSRRLALLGDAAALPLLTQNLHGIERECLRVNADGSLAQSEHPRALGSALTHPQITTDYSEALLEFITPAEANPADTLADLERIHRFASSQLDGEYLWSPSMPGLLPDEADIPIARYGSSNIGRLKYVYRQGLALRYGKTMQCIAGIHYNFSLAEGLWPLLQQLDGDTQSARDYQSANYIALIRNFRRYSWLLMYLFGASPALDISFMRGRPHQLQQLDADTLFLPYATSLRMSDLGYQSNAQAGLTPCYNDLASYTESLRSAVATPYPAYAAIGTKNAAGEWLQLNSNIIQIENEYYSSIRPKRVTYSGERPIQALMSRGVQYVEVRCLDINPYLPLGIDLDQARFLDTFILFCALEDSPLLASGVCRASTENFLKTVKEGRRPGLQLQREGQPVELQSWAAELLERFKPIAALLDRAYGGDAYQTALHLQQRKIDDPAQTPSARVLAELRETGESFRAMALRHSQEHAANFHAQPLTAKEQAGFVAMAHTSLAEQAELESAEQGDFDTFVAAYQASILGIGV
- a CDS encoding PaaI family thioesterase — protein: MSTPSPVGQDSNFSKLLGIVIDKAENGEAQARMSMQEHLLNLHGRMHGGALFSLIDTTLGQASHSLFGGAAGSMTLECKVNYIRAVEQGEILCTARVLNAGRKVHVLEAKVEQAGKLIATAQATFICK